The Spiroplasma citri genomic sequence CAACAAGATATTAATAAATTTTTTTAAAGGAATAGTTAATTATGGCAAAAGAAATAAAAGGACTGAGCATAATACAATACCCATTTTAGCAATCAAAGGAATTTTAACAAAAATAACTGTTGATACCGCCAAATATGCTGGTAAGCTTAAAAAAACATCAAAAGAAATTGGTATCACAGCAGAAAACTTACAAATATTTCGTTATATTGCAAAAAGAACTGGAATTACTAGCGAGGAATTAGAAAAGAGTTTTAAAAAATTACGACAAGGTATTAGTGCTATTTCTTATGGAATCAAATGAAACAACAGAAGCTTTTAATAAATTAGGAATTAATATTAAAAATAATGAGGGATCTTTAAAAGATACAGGAACTATTTTTTAGAATTAAAAAATCATTAGAACAAATAAGTGATGAAACTGAAAAAAATAATTTAATAATGGATATTTTTGGTTCTAAGTTAGGAAAAAACCTTATTCCAATGCTTGCCTTATCAGATGAAGAAATTAAAAAAATGACAAACAACATTAAAGATTTAGGTATTGTTTCAAATGAAAATGTTGACAAAACAACACTATTAAATAAAAAATGAAATGAATTTAAACATGTTATTAATATTACAAAAATGAATTTAGCATCTGCCCTATTACCCGTGTTTGAGTCTTTGGTTTCTTTTTTAGAAGTTAGTTTAATACCAATTATTAAAGGAATAACAAATTTTTTTAATATGTTTAATGATACAACCAAAAAAACTATTTTTATTATTTTAGGAATATCAGCAAGTTTGGGGGCTGTTGTTTACACAATTGGAAAAATAATAAATGTTATTAGTTCATTAAAAACACTTTTATTAGGAATGGCAAAGCACCCAATTCTTTATGGTGTTTTAGTTAGTTTGTCTGCCTTAGCTGGTGGTGGGGTATGATTATATAATAAATTTAATAAACCACCACAAAACATTAACCAAGAAAACCAAACTAATAACTATAATAAAATTGAAAATAAAAATGAATTTAAACCAACAATTATTATTGAGGGAGAAAATGATAAAGAACGAGCTGAAAAAATACTCGAATATATAGGGCAATGAAATAATAGAGTATAGGGAGAAAATATGTATAATTTACCATTTAGAACTTTTAAAATTAGTAATAGTAAAGATAGTTTAATTAATTTATGTGATTTAGATAATATCATTATTTTATCATTTAATGGATTAAATATTAATTTTGATAATAATTATTTAAACATCGATAATAAATTTTATTTTAAATAATAGTAAGCATTCTTTAAAACAAATAAATTTTAAATTATTATTTATAGGCCCAAATCCCTATGGTAAATTTAATGATTTTATTAATAAATTAAATATTAATTTAGATAATAAATCTTCCCTCTTTTTATTATTTTATAGTTTTTGAATAAATGAAAAAACAAAATTGGAATATTATTGTGAGGTAATTATTAAAAGTATCATTAAAACAGAATTGAATAATAATAATAATAATAATTTAGAGGTTGATTTTATTTTAGAACAATTAACTAACTGAAAAAAAGAAGAAGATAAATTATTTGAAATTAAACCAAATAAAACAAGCGGAAAAAGATACAATGAACATAATAACAAATATTATTTTAAGTTAAATCGCATTAAATATACCAATCAATATAATGAAAAAATTAAAATTAGTAATAATAGTTATTTAGCATCAGATACTCTAATAACAATCAATGGCCCCACAAAAGACCCATATTTAAAATTAGAAAATATTAATGGTAAAGTAATAAGTGAACTTAAAATTAATGCTGAAATAAATGAAAATGAAAAAATAATAATAGATAGTAGATTAAAAACCCAAAGCATTATAAAAGTTGATTTAAAAACCGAAAAATCATACAACATATATCAATATCAAGATTTTAAATATACTAATTTTATTCAAATTCCACCAGGAAACTATCATATTTTATATTCTTCTAACCTTTCAAAAGACAAACAAGTTGGAAATATTAATATTAAAAAATTTGAAGAATATATTTTAATTTAGAAAAAAGGAGAAATTAAATGGGTGTAGGAAGTTCAACAAAAAGCCACTGAAATGACGAAATAATTGCAATTAGAGAAGATAAAAAAGAAATTATTAATAAATTAAAAAACAATACTTTAAATGTAGAAATTGTAAAACAAATCCAAGAATTAAAAAAAGAAATATCAGAATTAACAAAAGAAATTAATGGCTAAAAAATTAATTTTGATGAAGTTGTAAAATCATATCCTCAACATGCCCAACAATTATTACAAATGCCTGATTATAAATTAATGACTGATTATCTTGATGAATTATCTAATATTGTGCTTGAAATTAATAAAGCACAACAAGAAGCAGAAGAAAAAGCAAGGCAAAAAGCAAGAGATGAATTATTAAAATTAGAAATTAAAAAAGATAAAAATATTTATCAAGGTAATAGAACTAAATTAATTATATTTGGGGTTGATTTTGAAAAAGGATCTTTATTTTATAAAGATAATTGTATTGTTGAAAATTATAAGATATTTTTAGATATTTATACCCCGCAACTATCAACTTTTAATGCTTATAATTATTATAATCTTAATGTTGAAATTGAAGACATTGTTTGTATTTTGAATAACGAAAATCAATTATATATTGGAATTATTACTCATATTGAAAAAACAAAGATGAAAATTTATATACCTTTACTACTAAAAATATTGAATCTATTTTTGATTTTAAAATTTACAACATATATAAAAATAAAAGTTGATATATTTTTTTACTTTAATAAAAATTATTTATAACAACATTCCCTTTATTAAACTTAATAAAAAAATTAATGATGAAAATAATAATAATCCTAAATTTTTTGAAGAAAATGAAGAAAAAGAATTTAATTGTTATCAATTTATTAACAAAATATTTAAAATAACAAATATATTTTTAAAATTTAATATTGATTTAAAAAATTTTATTTTAAATTGTGACATTTGCAAAGATGGACAAGAAGATATCAAATTAAATAATTATAAAGTAAAAGATAATATTAAATGTATTACAAATATAGAAATTGAAGAATTAATCCAAAAAAGTATCAACAGAATTGATTTTTACCAAAAAAATAACTCAAACAAATATAAAAGAGCAATTTTATTAAAAAATAATGAAATCTCTTTTGATGAAAAAAACAATAATTTACAAAATAATTTAATTAAAAATAAAATTTATGAATTAGAAGAAAAAGACTTTACCTTAGAAAATATTATAACTATTAGCAATCAAGAATTTAAGCTAAGTGAATACTCACACCTCATAAAATTTGATATCACAAAAGATAACAATATTTTAAATTTAAACAATTTACAACTAAGAGATAAATTTACCCTATTATATTTAACAATAAAGAATATAACAGTATTTTATCTGGGATAATTTTAGAAAGCAATAAAAACACAATTACCCTAATATTCGGCCAAGTAAGATTATGGAAGCAAGTTTTAACACTTATTAACTAATATGCCCCTTAAAACGCATAATAAAGGTATTTACAAGAAATTATATTTTTTATAATTAATGAGGAAAAATAGAAAAAATATAGGTAAATATTAAAATGATTTACTATAAATGAGGTTTTATAAATAAAAATGGTAAAAAAATGACTAAAAAAGATTATGAATTATTGGAATCTAAATTTGATGAATGAGAACAAGATATTTATAATCATAAAGAATTAATGGAAGCTTTAAAAGAATTAGCAAATAAATAATAAAAATAATAAAAAAAGAGATATTAAATCTCTTTTTTTATTTATAGTATCGCACAGACTATTGACTGGCAAGGTTTCTTTTCTTTATTTAAACTTGCAAGTAGAACCTAGAATAACTCACAACATCACTTGCTATTTAATTATAGAATGTTTTTAGGTTTTTATTATATAATTTAATTAATAAAGAAAGTGTGATTAATATGAAAGAAACTATGTTATCAAAATATTTAAATGTATCTCCAATAGAAGCAAATAAAATAGAAATGGCAATATTATATTTATTAATTAATTGCAGAAAAAAATTTATTTTTAAAACATATATATAAATTTATTGCAGTTTTAGAAATAGAAGCAACCAAAAAATATGCAAACCATTTTTTTGAAATGGATTTTGTAGCATGAGAAATGTGCCCTGTTCCTATTAGTTTTTTTAATTATGTAGAAAAATATAAAGGAAAATTTTTACATTTTAAATATTTAACAGAAGAAAAAACAAAAATTAAATTTTATTTAGAAGATAAAAAAAATAATAGTAAAGAATTTAGTTGAGATTATTTTTCAAAAGAAGAAACAAAAATATTAAAATATATAACTACTATTTTTATTGAATATTTAGGCTTTCAAAAAACAAATGATGTTATTGAATATACTCATTATTCAAAATCTTGGCTAGATGCTTGAAAAAAGCGGTCAAAGAAAAAAACATATGATTTAGATTTTTCGTTAGATATAAACACCGATGAATTAGATGAATCAGAAAAAGATGAAATAATTAAATTATACAAGGAATTTAAATATGGTAATTAATAATAAAAATTGTTCATATGTTATTGATAATTATGATACCACGGTATTTATTAGCGGAAATCCTAAAAAATCTTATTTGTTTCCTTTATTTATTACAGAAGAAAAACAAATATTTTTTATTATAATGACAAGTATATTTCCTAAAAGTGACGAAAAAAATTATATTGAAATTTTAAATTGAAATGAATTAGAAAAAATTAAAAAATAAAACAAAAAAAACACTGATTTAATTGTAATTTTAATTCTTATATATTTGACAAATAATTTTAATGACGGTATCATCACGATAATAAATAATGATTATTACTTATTAATTAATATAAATAATATAAGTTTAATATATGGAGTTAAATTTTTTTGGATTAATTAATTCTTATGTAGAGTATTCAGAGATACCAAGTAATAAGAATTAATGTATTTTTATTGAATAATTATTATAAATTTATAAAAACTAATTTTACTCCTTTTAAAGCAAACAAAAACACATCTCCAATAAGTAAAAATTATTATATTAATTTTAAAAGACAATTTATATTGTCTTTTTTTATTTGACAAATAATTTTAATGACGGTATCATCACAGCAACAATAAATGATGGGGTTAATTATTATTGTTAAGTATTGTTAAGGCTGGTTATTTTTTTATGTTAGATAATAATGGAAATAATAAGGTGGTTAAATTATGGCAATAGTTTTAAAAACATTCCCTAATTGTAATGTGGAAGCATGTGATGATGGAATTATCCAAGATTTTTTTTGCTAGTTTTTTTGTTAAAGATAAAAATATTATTTTTTAAACGAAGAAAAAAAGTTAATAAAAGACACCTTGGAAATAAAGTTGTTTTTAATCAAACATATATATTAATTTATGGGCGAATTATTGAAATTGAAGAAGATACAAAATATGAATTACAAGCAACCAGTGGAAATTTAATTAAAAAAATTATTTTTAATATTAATTTAAGAACAAAAAAGAATGAAATTAAAATACTAACAAACAAATTATTAAATGAAAGTAATTTATCATGAGAAGATATTAAAAATGAAGAATGAAGCTATGATATTGAATTATTTACTTATCAATTACAAAATAACACAATTTACAATATAAAAGAAAATCAAAAATATTGAGAAGACTTAAAACCACACACAAAACTAAACAACGATCTAAACAATAATTTTAACAACATTGAAGAAACAATGAATAAAATAATAATTACTAATAACGCATTACATAGTGAATGAGATAAAACATCTAACAAATTAGAAAAAAATATTTATAAAAGAGAAGTAAAAAATGGCATTTATATTTATAACATTTGACAATACAGAAGATTATTTAACAGACCGCGACCAAGCAATATACTATGATTTTTTATTAAGAAACCAAACAATTCCCTACTATGCTAATAAAGAATTAAGCAATAAAAACGCTATAAACTTATTAGGTAATAGCGATAATTATAACGAAGAAATATTAAAACTATGTGATAACAATTCAACTGGTTTTTTATTTTACGGATTTGGCCAACAAGAAAACTTAGAAGCAGAATTCAAATATGAAGACAAAGGAATTCAAGCAAAAATAAAAACAAAAAAAGAAACAAAGAAATACCATTTTTTTATTTAATCATTTGCGGAAAAATGATTAAAGTAGAAAACAACACCACAAATGATATCAACGACTTAATTCCCTATACAAAAAACCAAGCAGAAACAACAACAATATTTTTAACAATTAAAATAGATATGTCAAAAGCACCATTAGTATATCCAATCCCTGATATAGACAACCCAGATGAAAACTACAAATATATTAATAAAAAATTTATTGAAAGTTTAGGAGAAAACAAAAGCGAAAAAATTGAAAAATTAACAGATTTATTAGAACAATGCCACATTAACACTAAAATTGACGAAGTTGAACCAAGCGGAATTGACAATAAATTCTATTTTGAAAAAACCAAAGAAGAAGAAAACAAACCATGAAAAAATATTAAAAGTGCTATGACTTGAAACGATAATTCAAAAACAATAGTAACAGCCATAATCGATAACATTAATCAAGTAAATGATTTTAAATACCGAGCAATTTATCAAAATAAATGTGATAGCGAATATTTTGTATGAACAGACAAAGGAAGATTAATCCAAGATAACTTAAACACAAGACATAAAGACGGAATTTATGAATTCCCTATTCTTAGTTTTAATTTACCCCTAAAAGGCGAAAAAATAAAATCCTTTAATTGAGAATATACCACACGAGTTCCCATTCGTTATCAATCAATCAAAGACCCCAACAATTTTATTAATTTTTGCGAATATGCCCGAAAAAAAAGAAGAATTCAATAAAAAATGAACCAAAGAAATGGAAAAAACTATTTTAGAAATTATTGTTTTGGTTATATCACTTTTTACTGGTGGAACAACCGGCATAACAGCAGCTATTTTGAGTAAAAAACAACAAAAAATTAGAGATGAAAATAAAGAATTAAAAGAAAAAATAAACGATATTAAAATTGAAATTAATAATATTAATACGAAGTTAGATGTTATTACAATTATAAATAATAAATTGGCTAATAACAACAAAATAAATATCAGACAAAAAAACAAGGATGGTAATAAAAATGAAAAAGAAAAAGACTAAGTTATTTTTTCTACGATTAGCATATTGAATAGTTCACGGTTTAACATTGGGATTGCCAATTTTATTCACTGAAATTAATAAACTAATGCTAAAATTAAAAGAAAAAATTAATAATGAATGTATTTTGTTAGATGAAAATAAAGAAGACAATATCAACAAAATAATTAAAAAAGATGATGAAAAAGAAAATTAAATAAATTAAAAAAAGCAATTTTTACTAAATTGCTTTTTTTATTCACCATTAACTTTTACATTACCATCATTATTAACAACTAAAACAGGTAAATTTTCTTCTCCGCCATTTCAACGATAAACTGCTTTAAAATATTTATTATTAATATTTGATATTCATTTCTTTAAAATATTATATCCAACTTGTAAGTGTCTGCCATAATCCATATTATAAAGTATACTAAGTTCACCATTTTTTATTTTTTTAATAACTTTAAACTTATTATCTTTAAAATCATTTTTAAATTTAGCAATTTCTCAAACATCATTTTCATTGCCACGACAAACAACATAATATCATTTATTATCAACTTGATTAAAAGGTTTTTCTTGTGAGCAAATTCATTCTAAGTTTTCTTTTATTTCTTGGCAATTTGTTCATATTTGGTTTTCTTTTTTTAGTTGTTGTAATTCATTTTCGTTATATTGTGGTATATTATTACAAGCAACTAGATTTTTTGTGCTTGTTCCTAGTAATGTAATTGCTCCTAAAAAACTTAATCATTTTTTCATTTTTATTATCCTTCCTTCTTTCTTAAACTTTTGGAATTGCTGCTGGTAAAACAACATCAAATTCTTTTTCGCCATGTGCTCTATTTTTTCCACTAATTATTATTGTAATTTTTTTGGATATTGTTAAATCAATTTCTCGCGGCTGAAGGTGATTAAAATAATCTTTAAAAGCAATTATAAAATCATTTTCTGTTAATGACTCATCAATTGTTTTAATTGATTCTAAAACTTTAGATTTTAAGGACAAAAATAATTCATATTCTTTTACTGCGTTTGGTTTATTAGCATTAATTATAATGGGAGGATTAATAGAATTAATAAATAAAATATTTTTATCAATCTTTCATTTTAGTTTTTGATTTTCATCTTTTAGTTTTTGATTTTCATCTTTTAGTTTTTGATTTTCATCTTTTAAGTTTGGTTCTGTATTATTAACTACTGGTTTTCCACAAGATATTAAATTTGTTGTTCCAGTTGTTATTAAACCTACTAAACTTAAAATACTTAATAATCTTTTCATAAAAATCATTTCCTTTCTTAATATTTTTTATATAAAAATTATATAATGAATGATGCAAATTTAATGATTATTTATTAAAAATAATATTTATTTTGATAATATATTAGTAGTATAAAGCAATTTTAATTTTAAGAAAGGAAGTTAATTATATATATGGCACCACAAGCAATTTTTGAACCCGAATCAGAACATTTTATGGATGAATTTAATTATACAAAAGATGATGATAATGAAGAAGACGAAAAAAGTGGTTTTTTTAAAGATATTAATTGAAACCACAACCATATTAGAACTTTTTGAAGAAATCAAAAAAATTAAACAAGATATTTGAATACAAATTCTTACTGTTTATCTTGATAAAAATGATAATGTTTCAGGTATTGAATTTAAAATAACTCCTGTGGGAAGTTTTTATCATGACTATATATTTGTTAGTTTTGATGAAAAAGGAAAAATAACTAATGATTTAAAAGAAAATATAGAAACATATAATGAACAAGACAAAGAAGATGATTTTTATTTAGATTTTAAAGTCGTTAAAAACTTTTATCAAACATTAATGAATTTACAAAATAAACAAAAAAATAATAATTAAGCAAGATTAAAAATCTTGTTTTTTTATTTTAAATTAAGATATAATACTTTTTTATCAAAAAAGTATCAAAATTGTATTAAATAATATTAAAAAAATAAATATTTGAAAAACAAGTTAAAAATAACTTGCTTTTTTTAAGTGTTTATTTTAATGTGTGTGATGATTTATTTTTAAATCAGGAAAGGAAACAACTTTAAAATGGATATTAATAATATTATTAATGGGGAAAACTTTTTTAATAAAACATATGAAGATTTGAATAGATATGTTGTTGGAGAAATTGCATATAGGTTAGAAAAGTGAGATGATCTTATTTTTCAAAATTATCAAAAATATGATAAATTTAAACATTATCGAGTAAAAGAAATAAGAACAAAAACATTAATTACTTTAAAAGGTAAAATAACATTTCGCAGACTACGATATTATAAAATTAATCCAATAACAGGGAAAGAAGAATATATTTTTATTTTAGATGAAGTTTTAGGAATTAAAAAATGACAAAGACTGGGGAATGACGTCAAAGAAAGAATTTTATTGTTATTAAGTGATGATAAAAAATACCGCGATATTTTAGATGCCTTAGAACAAACAAAAATTAGTTTAATGACAATTTCAAATACAATAAAAAACGCAACAACAAACTACAAATATTATATTGATAATACCACTATTAAAATAAAAGTTCCGCATACTTTATATATTCAAATTGATGGAACTTTTCTTAAAATAGAATACGATAGAAAAAAGGTTAAAAAACACACCTTATTATCTACTGTTCATACTGGTTATGATCAAGAAAAATCAACCGAAAAAAGACATGTAATTGCAAATAAGTTAGGTGTTTACGAAATAGATAATATTCCAATTTATATTTCTAAAAAAAACAAAATTAACCCGTTTTGTTGTTAAATTAATACTTTTGATAATAAGTAATTATAATATTCAAGATTATAGTGAAATTATGATTTTAGGTGATGGAGCAAATTGAATTAAAGGGGTTAAAAAAGATATTGCAAATCGTTTTCCTAATAACAAAGTTCATTATACAATAGACAAATTTAATTTAGTAAAAAGATTTAAGGATTTATTACCCCACCGAAGAATAATTAAAGAAAATGAAGAAACTTCTAAACAAGTTGTTGATTATTTTTATAATGGAAAATATTATGAATTATTACAATGTTTAAAAGAAAGTAAGTCATTTATTCCTATTTCTAAAAAGTTTTTAAGAGAAACAATTAACTTAATTAAAAATAACGAAGAGGGCATTAAAAATCAAACATTATGAAATAATATCGGTTGTCATATGGAGGGCGATGTTTCCCATTATGGTAAGGGGATATTTTCTAAAAAAGGAATTTATAGCGAAAAAAATGTTAAAAATAAATTGAATACTAGTATGCTAAAATTAAGAAATAATATTAAGGATTTTAAACAATCAGAAAAACCGCCAGAAAATAATATTATTTTATATAATAATTTTAATAAAAATGAACAACAAAACTTACATCTTTATTAATTTTATTTTTAAGTTAAATAATTTTAATAAAAATTAATTTTTTGTTGTGATTAAATTTAAAAAAATATAAAAATTTGTTGACAATAAAATTAAACATGGTATCTTTAAATTAAGTAGGTAGATTATTTATTCCATGATTTCTTAAAATATATTAAATACCCTTAAATAATTTATACAATCTAATTTCAAAACATTGTTATATATGTTGTCATAATATTTTATTTCTATCATTAAAGATTTTTGATTTTTAATTCAATTAATGCTGTAGTTCGAGGAATTGGATGATATATAACTGTATCAAGGTGTTGGATTTTGTAATGACCTTTGATAACGATTAAAAATACAATTTTCGAACATTCAACTATAGTTCAAATATTTGTTTGATTTACCATAATAATTTGACAGTATTGAATTAAATATATCTTGGTCTATCTTAAAAGCAAGTTTACTATTATAATCAATTGTTACTTTCGCAAATTCTTCCAATTGTTGATCAAATTGTGTTTTTAATATCGTGAAATAACTTTTTTCTTTCAAGTCTATGTAAGAGAAATTATTTTTAAATAGTAAATTTTAAATCATAAAATTTTTTGGAATAAACCATTCTATTTTGTTTAAAACATAATAACCATCTTCAACTTTAATATTTTCAAAATCAATCATTTT encodes the following:
- a CDS encoding phage tail family protein yields the protein MEYYCEVIIKSIIKTELNNNNNNNLEVDFILEQLTNWKKEEDKLFEIKPNKTSGKRYNEHNNKYYFKLNRIKYTNQYNEKIKISNNSYLASDTLITINGPTKDPYLKLENINGKVISELKINAEINENEKIIIDSRLKTQSIIKVDLKTEKSYNIYQYQDFKYTNFIQIPPGNYHILYSSNLSKDKQVGNINIKKFEEYILI
- a CDS encoding lipoprotein, which codes for MKKWLSFLGAITLLGTSTKNLVACNNIPQYNENELQQLKKENQIWTNCQEIKENLEWICSQEKPFNQVDNKWYYVVCRGNENDVWEIAKFKNDFKDNKFKVIKKIKNGELSILYNMDYGRHLQVGYNILKKWISNINNKYFKAVYRWNGGEENLPVLVVNNDGNVKVNGE
- a CDS encoding lipoprotein — encoded protein: MKRLLSILSLVGLITTGTTNLISCGKPVVNNTEPNLKDENQKLKDENQKLKDENQKLKWKIDKNILFINSINPPIIINANKPNAVKEYELFLSLKSKVLESIKTIDESLTENDFIIAFKDYFNHLQPREIDLTISKKITIIISGKNRAHGEKEFDVVLPAAIPKV
- a CDS encoding UPF0236 family transposase-like protein; the encoded protein is MDINNIINGENFFNKTYEDLNRYVVGEIAYRLEKWDDLIFQNYQKYDKFKHYRVKEIRTKTLITLKGKITFRRLRYYKINPITGKEEYIFILDEVLGIKKWQRLGNDVKERILLLLSDDKKYRDILDALEQTKISLMTISNTIKNATTNYKYYIDNTTIKIKVPHTLYIQIDGTFLKIEYDRKKVKKHTLLSTVHTGYDQEKSTEKRHVIANKLGVYEIDNIPIYISKKNKINPFCC